CCTCCTCCTCTTCGCCCTGGGGGTGAGCCTGGAGCTTCTCGCCCGCCTCCAGGGGGGCTGGTCCCCTCCGGCCTACCGGCTTTGGTACCTGGTGGGGGCGATGCACGGGGTGACCTTCCTGGGCCTAGGGAGCCTGGCCCTTCTGAACCCGAAGGCGGCCCGGGGCCTCTTCCTGGTCCTCCTGCCCTTCATACTTTTTGGAGCCTATCTGGTCTACGACGCCCCTTTGGACCTTTCCCGGCTTCCTTCCCCCTACACCCCCTCGGGCCAGGCCTTTCCCCCGCCCGCCCTCACCTCCCCTCGGCTTTGGACCATCCCCTTCAACCTGGTGGGCACCCTTCTGATGCTGGGGGTGGCCGTGTACACCACCCTCTTCTTCTGGCGGCGCAACCCCCAAAGGGCCCAGGGCACCCTCCTCATCGCCTTGGCCGCTCTGGTACTCGCCTCCACCAGCACCCTCAACCGCTTCGGGGTGGTGGGCCTGGAGGAGCTGGGCCGGGCGGTGGGGGTGGGCCTTCTGGCCCTGGGCGTGGTCCTGGCCGACCGGAGCGCCTATGCGGCTCGCAGCGCTTGACGTGGGGCGGGCCCGCATCGGGCTCGCGGTGGGGGAGGAGGGACTTCCCTTCGCCTTCGGCCGGGGGTATCTGGTGCGGCGGGGCCTGGAGGAGGACGTGCGGGCCCTCCTGGGCTTCTTCGCCCGGGAAGGGGTGAAGAAGGCGGTGGTGGGCCTTCCCCTTAGGACCGACCTGAAGGAGAGCCAGGAGGCGCGGGAGGTCCTGCGGCTGGTGGAGGCCCTGCGGGCGCAGGGGGTGGAGGTGGAGCTCATGGACGAGCGCTACACCACGAAGCTCGCCCAGAGGCGGCTTTCGGAGGCCCCCAGGCGGGTGCGTCAGGAAAAAGGGAAGCTGGACGAGATGGCGGCTATCGTCCTTTTGGAGGACTACCTTGCCCGAAGGGCGGAGTTGGGTTCTTAGGGGGGTCTATCTCCTCTTCACCCTCTTCTTCCTCCTTCTGGCCTACACCCTTTGGCTTCTGGGCCCCACGGGTAAGGAGGCCCTGGTCCGCCTCGAGCCGGGCTGGGACGCGACCCGGGTGGCCAAGCTTCTGGAGGAGAAGGGCCTGGTCCGCTCGGGGCGGCTTTTCGCCTACTACCTCCGCTTCTCCCGGCGGGACCGCCTCCTGGTTCCCGGGGCGTACCGGCTGAGGGGGGAGGGGGCCTTCCGCCTGGCCCGGGCCATCTCGGGGGGGCAGCCCCCCTTGAGCGTCACCCTCACCTTCCCCGAGGGGCTCCGGGCGGTGGACTACGCCCACAGGCTGAAGGAGGCCGGGCTGGACGGGGACGGCTTTCTGGATAGGGTCCGAAACCCGGGCCCTCTCAAGCCCCCCTACGTGGAGGGGGAGAGCCTCGAGGGGTTCCTCTTTCCCGCCACCTACACCTTCGGCCTCCTGGACACCCCGGAGGAGGTGGTCCGGGCCATGCTCCGGCGGTTTGAGGCCGAGCTCACCCCTCTGGTCCGGGAGAAGCTCCGGGTGCGGGGGCTTTCCGTCCAGGCCTGGGTGACCCTGGCCTCCATCGTCCAGGTGGAGGCGGGGAAGGAGGAGGAGATGCCCCTGATCGCCGGGGTCTTCCTGAACCGCCTGGAGCAGGGCATGCCCCTCCAGGCCGACCCCACGGTGGCCTACGCCCTGGGCAAGCCCCTGCCCGAGCTCTCCCGGAAGGCGGGGGACTTCGGGGTGGACTCCCCCTACAACACCTACCGCTACCCGGGCCTCCCGCCCACCCCCATCTCCAACCCGGGGCGGGCGGCGCTTTTAAGCGTTTTGGACCCGGTCCTGACCGATGAAAAGGGGAGGCCCCTCCTCTACTTCTTCCACGCCCAGGGGCGGCTTTTCACCAGTCCGGACTTTGCGACCCACCTCCGGCTTCTTTCCCAGCACCGCCCCTGATGAGGACCGGGTTGCCGCCGGGGTCAAAGAGGAGGAGGGCCCCGCCCAGGTTGCGGGCCTCGAGGCCGTACTTCCGAAGCCGCAAGGCCTCCTGCCGAAGCTCGGCCAGGAGGACCAGCCGCCCCTCCTCCAGCCCCAGGACCCGGGCGAACCCCTCCCCCTCCGGGGCGGGGAGGTAGGGGCCCCGGGCAAACCCCCCCTCCCCAGGCCGCAGGAGGAGGAGGGGCCCCTCCTTGGGGGCCAGGAGGGCCTCCTCCTTGGACAGGGCCTCGAGGGCGAAGCCCAGGGCCTGGTAGAAGCTCACCCCCGCCCCCAGGTCGGGGAGGAGGGCCACCAGGCTGGGCCGCTCGCTCATAGGCTCCTCAGGAAGGCCCGGAGGGCCTTTTCGTCGGGGACGGGCCGGAGGAGGGCGAGGTGCTCCTCTCCGACCTCCAGCCCCGGCCGGAGGTAGTCCAGCCAAAGGGGGTCCACCCCCAGGGGCTTCCCCACCCCCAGGTAGAGGTGGTTCCAGGCCAAAAGGAGCTCCGTCAGCGTCCCCACCCCGCCCGGCAGGGCCAAAAAGGCGTCCGCCAGGGCGAAGAGCTTCTCCAGCCGGTCCAAAAGGCTTTTCGCGCGGACCTCCAGGTCCAGATGGGCGTTCCCCCCGGGCCGGTCGGGGAAGAGGCCGGGGGCGGTCACCCCCACCACCAGGCCGCCCCGTTCCCTCGCTCCTTGGCTCACCGCCTCCATCCCGCCCTGGTAGCCCCCGTTCGCCACCCCGAACCCCTCCTCGGCGATGACCTGGCCGAAGCGGCGGGCCTTCGCGTATAGGGGCTCCCCGGGCCGGGCCCGGGAGGAGACGAAGACCGCGACCAGCCTCACCGGCAGCGGACCACCAGGGTGGGGGTCTTGGTCCGGTGCAGGACCCCCTCCGTGACCGAGCCCAGGAGGAGCTTGTCCAGTCCGGTGCGCCCGTGGGTGCCCATGACCAGGAGGTCGTGGCGGGCGCTCTCCTCCACGATGGTGGGCACGGGCAGGCCCTCCTTCACCTCCCCGGTGGCCTCCACCCCCATCTCCCGGGCCAGGTTCAGGGCCTTCCCCACCGCCTCCTCGCCCACCCGCTTCAGGTCCTCCAGAAGCTCCAGGCCGTAGGGGACGCTTTCTGGGGTGATCCAGATGGCCTGGGCGGGGTTTTCCAGGACGTAGAGGAAGTGGACCTTGGCCGAGAGGGCCTTGGCCAGCTCGAGGCCGTGCCGGACGGCCTGCTCGCTGCAGGGGCTTCCGTCTATGGGCATAAGGATGTTCTTGTACATAGAACCCTCCTTTCCCATCATACCGCCGGAAGTGGTATAAAGGAGGGATGCGGATATACGGGCGAAACCCGGTGCTGGAGGCCCTGCGCCAGGGCCGGGTCCGGAAGGTCTACGTGGCCCGGGGGGTGGAGGCCTGGTTTTTGCGGGCGCTCGAGGCCCTGGGGGCCGAGTACGTCCTCGTCCCCCGCATAGAGCTGGACCAGGCCCTCCGGACCACCCACCACCAGGGGGTGATGGCCGAGGTGGAGGAGCCCCCCTACCGGGATCTGGAGGCGGCCTTCCGGCTGGCGGAAGAGCGGGGCGAGCCCCCCCTTTTGGTCCTCCTGGACGGGGTGACCGACCCCCGGAACTACGGGGCCATCCTCCGGAGCGCCCTCGCTTTGGGGGCGCACGGGGTGGTCTCGGAGGAGCGGCGCTCCGCCCCCCTCTCCCCCCTGGCCCTTAAGGCCAGCGCGGGGGCGGCCTACAAGATCCCCGTGGTCCGGGTCAAGAACCTCCCCAGGACCCTCGAGGCTTTGAAGGAGCGGGGCCTTTGGATCTATGGGGCGGACGTGAAGGGGGAGAAGCCCCTCTTCGCCCTGGACTTCCGCCGCCCCCTGGCCCTGGTCTTCGGCTCCGAGGGGGAGGGGATGCGGCGGCTGGTGCGGGAGGGGTGCGACGAGCGCTTCCGCATCCCCATCCGGGAGGAGGCGGAGAGCCTGAACGTGAGCGTGGCGGTGGCCATCGCCCTCTACCAGGCGGGGCTTGGCCGTAAGATGGAGGGGTGGACGGTCTAAAGCTCCTCCAGGCCCTGATCCAGGCGGAAAGCCCCCCGGGGGCCGAGGGGCCCGCGGCCCAGGTGGTGCTGGAGGCCCTGAAGGGGTTGGGCCTCTCCCCCTACCTGGACGAGGCGGGCAACGTGGAGGCCGTCTTCGGCGAGGGGCCGGAGGTGGTCCTTACCGGGCATCTGGACGTGGTCCCCGCCGGCGACCCCTCCCACTGGACCCACCCCCCCTTCTCGGGGGCCTACCGGGAGGGTTGGGTCCACGGCCGGGGCGCGGTGGACATGAAGGGGCCGCTGGTGGCCATGCTCATGGCGGTGGAGCGGCTTCTGGAGAACCCCCAGGGCCGGCTCCGCTTCCTGGCGGTGGTCCAGGAGGAGGTGGGGGGGCTGGGGAGCCGCTACGCGGCGGAGCGGCTCAGCCCCAAGGCCTTCATCCTGGGGGAGCCCTCTCGCCGCCGCCTGATGCGGGGGCACCGGGGGCGGGCGGAGGTCTACCTGGACTTTGAGGGGGAGGAGGCCCACGCGGCCCTGGCGGGGCCGGACAACCCCCTGTATGACCTGGGGGAGGCGCTGGAGTTCCTGAAGGAGGCGGCCTGGCCCGCGGGCCTAAAGGTCACCCCCACCTCCGTGTACGCCTTCCCCGGGGCCCACAACCAGACCCCAGGGGTGGTGCGGCTGGTCCTGGACGTGCGGTTTGAGCCCGAGGCCGACCTCGAGGCCCTCCTCTTGCGGCTTAGGGAGGCCCTCCCCGCCAGCGTCTACGTCCCGGAGGCGGTGCGCCGCTCGGGGGAGGTGGAGAGGGCCATCCCCATGGTCTGGCCCCCCTACCGCCTCCCGGAGGACCACCCCCTCCTCGAGGCCGCCCTGGGGGCCTTGGGCCAGGAGGAGGCGGGGCTTTGGCCCTTCACCACCGACGCCCCCTACCTGGGGGCCAAGGCCCCCGTCCTGGGCTTCGGCCCCGGGGACCCGGCCCTGGCCCACACCCCCAAGGAGGCCATCCTCTGGGAGGAGGTCCAAAAGGCGGCCGAGGACTACGTGCGCCTGGTGGAGGCCCTATGGAGAAGCTGATCGCGGGGGAGAGGTACCGGCTTTTGGGGAGCTTTCCTCGGCCGGTGGCGGAGGGGCTCCGGGCCCGGCTTCTGGCCCGGGGGGTCCCGGTCCACCTGGAGACCCCTTTCGGGGGCCTGCCCGAGGCCTACCTGGGCACCTACACGGGGGACGTGAGCCTGTACGTGCCGGAGGCCCTTTTGGGCGTGGCCGAGGCGGTTCTGAGCGAGGAGGCCGAGTGAGGCTGCCCCGTCCTAAGGGTCTGCGGATCCGTAAAGATTCAGGGAGTAGGCTTAGGGCATGAGGGTCATCGGTCTGGACCTAGGCGGGACGAAGATCGCCGCCGGGCTTTTTGAGGGGGACCGGCTCCTCAAGAAGGAGGTCGTTCCCACCCCCAAGGAGGGCGGGGAGGAGGTGGTGCGGGCCCTGGCCCAGGCCGCCCGGGCCCTGGGCCTGGAGGGGGTGAGGGCGGTGGGGCTCGGCACCCCCGGCCCCCTGGACTTCCGGGAGGGGGTGGTCCGCTTCACGCCCAACATCCCCGGGGTCAAGGACCTCCCCATCCGCCGGCTTTTGGAGGCGGAGCTGGGCCTGCCCGTCTTCCTGGAGAACGACGCCAACGCCGCTGCCTTGGCCGAGCACCACCTGGGGGCGGGGCGGGGGTTTGGGAGCTCCGTCTTCCTCACCGTCTCCACCGGCGTGGGGGGCGGGGTGGTCCTGGGAGGGAGGGTCCTGCGGGGGGAGCGGGGCCAGGGGGGGGAGCTCGGCCACATGACCCTCCTCCCCGGGGGGCCGGTCTGCGGGTGCGGCCTCGAGGGCTGCCTGGAGGCCCTGGCCGCGGGCCGCGCCCTGGAGCGGGAGGCCTCGTACGCCTACGCCCGGAGCGTCTCCGTGCCCGAGCTCTTCGCTCTGGCCCAAGAGGAGGAGAAGGCCCGGCGGATCCTCCTCCAGGCCGCCTCCTACGTGGGGTTGGCCCTGGCCTCCCTGGTCAAGGCCTTTGACCCCGGGGTCTTCGTCCTGGGGGGCGGGGTGGCCCTGAACGCCCCGGAGGCCTACTGGGAGGCCCTTCTTTCCACCTACCGCCGCTACCTCCAAGGCTGGGAGGCCCCCCCGGTGAGAAAGGCCCTCCTGGGGGCGGACGCGGGGCTTCTGGGGGCGGCGCTTACCGCGCGCTTCGGGGTGGAGGATGGAGCTCGGTAAAGTTCTGGTCTACCTGGGCCTCTTCCTCCTGGTCCTGGGGCTTGTCCTCCTCTACTTCCCCAGGCTCTTCGCCTGGTTCGGCCACCTGCCGGGGGACATCCGCATAGAGCGGGAGGGGGTGAGGGTGTACATCCCCCTGGCCTCCTCCTTGCTCCTCTCCCTCCTCCTCACCCTTCTTCTAAACCTGTTCCGAAGGTGAGGACCTTGAGGGGCCGGGACCCCTCGGTGAAGGCCTTCAGCGTGAAGGCCGCCACCCCTTGGCCCTGGAAGCGGAGTATGGGCCGGGAGGAGGCGAGGAAGGCCAGGCTGAACCGCCCCTCCAAAGCCAGGGGAGGGGCCCCCTGGAGGCTGACCTCCAGGCCGTAGG
The genomic region above belongs to Thermus filiformis and contains:
- the ruvX gene encoding Holliday junction resolvase RuvX, whose protein sequence is MRLAALDVGRARIGLAVGEEGLPFAFGRGYLVRRGLEEDVRALLGFFAREGVKKAVVGLPLRTDLKESQEAREVLRLVEALRAQGVEVELMDERYTTKLAQRRLSEAPRRVRQEKGKLDEMAAIVLLEDYLARRAELGS
- the mltG gene encoding endolytic transglycosylase MltG yields the protein MPEGRSWVLRGVYLLFTLFFLLLAYTLWLLGPTGKEALVRLEPGWDATRVAKLLEEKGLVRSGRLFAYYLRFSRRDRLLVPGAYRLRGEGAFRLARAISGGQPPLSVTLTFPEGLRAVDYAHRLKEAGLDGDGFLDRVRNPGPLKPPYVEGESLEGFLFPATYTFGLLDTPEEVVRAMLRRFEAELTPLVREKLRVRGLSVQAWVTLASIVQVEAGKEEEMPLIAGVFLNRLEQGMPLQADPTVAYALGKPLPELSRKAGDFGVDSPYNTYRYPGLPPTPISNPGRAALLSVLDPVLTDEKGRPLLYFFHAQGRLFTSPDFATHLRLLSQHRP
- a CDS encoding LOG family protein, with the protein product MRLVAVFVSSRARPGEPLYAKARRFGQVIAEEGFGVANGGYQGGMEAVSQGARERGGLVVGVTAPGLFPDRPGGNAHLDLEVRAKSLLDRLEKLFALADAFLALPGGVGTLTELLLAWNHLYLGVGKPLGVDPLWLDYLRPGLEVGEEHLALLRPVPDEKALRAFLRSL
- a CDS encoding universal stress protein gives rise to the protein MYKNILMPIDGSPCSEQAVRHGLELAKALSAKVHFLYVLENPAQAIWITPESVPYGLELLEDLKRVGEEAVGKALNLAREMGVEATGEVKEGLPVPTIVEESARHDLLVMGTHGRTGLDKLLLGSVTEGVLHRTKTPTLVVRCR
- the rlmB gene encoding 23S rRNA (guanosine(2251)-2'-O)-methyltransferase RlmB, with the translated sequence MRIYGRNPVLEALRQGRVRKVYVARGVEAWFLRALEALGAEYVLVPRIELDQALRTTHHQGVMAEVEEPPYRDLEAAFRLAEERGEPPLLVLLDGVTDPRNYGAILRSALALGAHGVVSEERRSAPLSPLALKASAGAAYKIPVVRVKNLPRTLEALKERGLWIYGADVKGEKPLFALDFRRPLALVFGSEGEGMRRLVREGCDERFRIPIREEAESLNVSVAVAIALYQAGLGRKMEGWTV
- a CDS encoding M20 family metallopeptidase; its protein translation is MDGLKLLQALIQAESPPGAEGPAAQVVLEALKGLGLSPYLDEAGNVEAVFGEGPEVVLTGHLDVVPAGDPSHWTHPPFSGAYREGWVHGRGAVDMKGPLVAMLMAVERLLENPQGRLRFLAVVQEEVGGLGSRYAAERLSPKAFILGEPSRRRLMRGHRGRAEVYLDFEGEEAHAALAGPDNPLYDLGEALEFLKEAAWPAGLKVTPTSVYAFPGAHNQTPGVVRLVLDVRFEPEADLEALLLRLREALPASVYVPEAVRRSGEVERAIPMVWPPYRLPEDHPLLEAALGALGQEEAGLWPFTTDAPYLGAKAPVLGFGPGDPALAHTPKEAILWEEVQKAAEDYVRLVEALWRS
- a CDS encoding ROK family protein, encoding MRVIGLDLGGTKIAAGLFEGDRLLKKEVVPTPKEGGEEVVRALAQAARALGLEGVRAVGLGTPGPLDFREGVVRFTPNIPGVKDLPIRRLLEAELGLPVFLENDANAAALAEHHLGAGRGFGSSVFLTVSTGVGGGVVLGGRVLRGERGQGGELGHMTLLPGGPVCGCGLEGCLEALAAGRALEREASYAYARSVSVPELFALAQEEEKARRILLQAASYVGLALASLVKAFDPGVFVLGGGVALNAPEAYWEALLSTYRRYLQGWEAPPVRKALLGADAGLLGAALTARFGVEDGAR
- a CDS encoding DUF2905 domain-containing protein; protein product: MELGKVLVYLGLFLLVLGLVLLYFPRLFAWFGHLPGDIRIEREGVRVYIPLASSLLLSLLLTLLLNLFRR